One genomic window of Prochlorococcus marinus str. NATL2A includes the following:
- a CDS encoding DUF2854 domain-containing protein, with protein MNKLLSPASLITIGGASLSLIGLTAYFTDATNLSVPTFFYGVPIFLIGISLKTTEVPPALRVVPTTKFASERDRAPEELGKLVKDVTRWRYGQSCQLESSLRVLKLWDIDNPPQLLEVEELVKEGNYGIRMRFEMAAVSLERWNAQKERLGRFFAKGLCAELFCPTPGAIDLILLPQKQEDNPQENE; from the coding sequence ATGAATAAACTTCTGTCACCGGCAAGCCTCATCACTATCGGAGGAGCATCCCTTTCTCTAATAGGCCTAACAGCCTATTTCACTGATGCAACAAACCTCAGTGTTCCTACTTTCTTCTATGGAGTACCTATTTTTCTAATAGGTATATCACTGAAAACGACTGAAGTTCCTCCTGCCCTAAGAGTAGTTCCTACAACTAAGTTTGCCTCAGAGAGAGACAGAGCTCCTGAAGAGCTAGGAAAACTAGTTAAAGATGTAACTAGATGGCGCTATGGCCAATCTTGCCAACTTGAATCATCTCTAAGAGTATTAAAACTTTGGGACATAGACAATCCTCCCCAACTTCTAGAAGTAGAAGAGTTGGTTAAAGAAGGTAATTATGGAATACGAATGAGATTTGAAATGGCTGCTGTGTCCTTAGAAAGATGGAATGCTCAAAAAGAACGTTTAGGAAGATTCTTTGCTAAAGGTTTGTGCGCTGAATTATTTTGTCCTACACCAGGTGCAATAGATTTAATCCTACTTCCGCAAAAACAAGAAGATAATCCACAAGAAAATGAATAA
- a CDS encoding single-stranded DNA-binding protein, translating into MNHCMLEVLVKKAPTVRFTQDNKTPLAELEVEFDSLRADDPPCAIKVVGWGKLAEELQNKVQVNTKLVIEGRLRMNTVPRQDGTKEKQAEFTLSRIHPFSSKTPLPSIPSQTQSNIKSNSANPLNNEGVKWDSSPLIPDTDDIPF; encoded by the coding sequence ATGAACCATTGCATGCTTGAGGTTTTGGTAAAGAAGGCTCCAACAGTTCGTTTTACCCAAGACAACAAAACTCCGCTAGCTGAACTAGAAGTTGAATTTGACAGCCTCCGTGCTGATGACCCTCCCTGTGCAATTAAGGTAGTTGGTTGGGGGAAATTAGCAGAAGAACTTCAAAACAAGGTTCAAGTCAATACTAAATTAGTAATTGAAGGTCGCTTAAGAATGAATACTGTTCCTCGCCAGGATGGGACTAAAGAGAAACAAGCTGAATTTACTCTTTCTCGAATCCACCCCTTTTCCTCTAAAACACCTCTTCCATCAATACCTTCTCAAACTCAGTCAAATATAAAAAGCAATTCAGCAAATCCTTTAAATAACGAGGGTGTTAAATGGGACAGCTCACCATTAATCCCTGATACAGATGACATTCCATTCTGA
- a CDS encoding precorrin-6A/cobalt-precorrin-6A reductase codes for MDIREKCQPHLWLLTGTGEGHIFAESLLKEGWKITVSVVSDRASIPYEKLNLEKILIGALITEEEIRGVILNARIHQNGFHCVVDLTHPFAMKITRSISKVCKELGQTFIRYERAIDNISNAFLIEKFSDLRNYDLKNKSILLAIGVRHLQEAFIFARNSGANVYARVLANPESIRKTLSSSIQKTNFAVLNPSVSSNGKIEKALVRKWNISGVICRQSGGSNEILWHRICMSMKINLWLLERPTEFKNINSVDSYEKLIKKLKSISME; via the coding sequence ATGGATATAAGGGAAAAATGCCAGCCACATCTTTGGTTGTTAACAGGAACAGGCGAAGGTCATATTTTCGCTGAGTCTCTATTGAAAGAAGGCTGGAAAATTACTGTTAGTGTTGTTTCGGATAGAGCCTCGATTCCATATGAAAAATTAAACTTAGAGAAAATATTAATTGGTGCCTTAATTACTGAAGAAGAGATCCGGGGAGTCATATTAAATGCCAGAATTCATCAAAATGGATTTCATTGCGTTGTTGATCTGACTCACCCATTTGCTATGAAAATCACACGGTCAATCTCAAAAGTTTGCAAGGAACTAGGTCAAACATTCATAAGGTATGAAAGAGCTATCGATAATATTTCAAATGCATTTTTAATAGAAAAATTTAGTGATTTAAGAAATTATGATCTAAAGAATAAATCTATTTTGCTCGCCATAGGAGTAAGACATCTTCAGGAAGCCTTTATTTTCGCGAGAAATTCAGGAGCAAATGTTTATGCAAGAGTTTTAGCTAATCCAGAAAGTATAAGAAAAACACTGTCTTCATCAATTCAAAAAACAAATTTTGCGGTATTAAATCCTTCAGTTTCTAGTAATGGAAAAATTGAAAAAGCTCTTGTTAGGAAATGGAATATTAGTGGTGTCATTTGTAGGCAATCAGGAGGAAGTAATGAAATCTTATGGCACCGAATTTGTATGAGTATGAAAATTAATCTTTGGTTGTTGGAAAGACCTACTGAATTTAAAAATATTAATTCAGTAGATAGCTATGAAAAATTAATTAAAAAATTAAAATCTATTAGTATGGAATAA
- the cutA gene encoding divalent-cation tolerance protein CutA — MSLSSFNQEIYLVITTEFDKKNASKLANLLLREKLIPCVTFKNIESHFWWEGNINQSQEVQLMIKCKKENLDNVCNKISELHSYEIPEIIYFRVSANKNYHHWMNSI; from the coding sequence ATGTCTTTATCTAGCTTCAATCAAGAAATTTATTTGGTTATAACTACTGAATTTGATAAAAAAAATGCATCTAAATTAGCTAATCTACTCTTGAGGGAGAAATTAATACCTTGCGTAACTTTTAAGAATATCGAATCACATTTTTGGTGGGAAGGAAATATTAATCAATCGCAAGAAGTACAATTAATGATTAAGTGTAAGAAAGAAAATCTAGATAACGTTTGTAATAAAATTTCTGAATTACATAGCTACGAAATACCAGAAATAATTTATTTTCGCGTTTCAGCTAATAAAAATTACCATCATTGGATGAATTCTATTTAA
- a CDS encoding adenosine kinase, translated as MTNKTNAASLDIVGIGNAIVDVLTTTDDSFLKKLSFDKGSMTLIDEKKAKELYEMTTNRIQKSGGSVANSLACVAQLGGKAAFIGRVRDDKLGEIFTEEISTTGTIFKTPPSSVGPSTARCIIFVTPDAQRTMCTYLGASVLLEPKDIDLSLVREAKILYLEGYLWDNPAAKNAFIKAAEIAKNAGRKVALSLSDSFCVSRHRESFIKLVEEHIDILFANEDEITNLYETSSLSNALEKLKKKCDLAAITIGEKGSILISNGKEIKIDPFILGKAIDTTGAGDLYAGAFLKGYADGLKPELSAKIGSICAGQIVTQLGSRSNTDLLNLINSHLEA; from the coding sequence ATGACTAATAAGACAAACGCCGCTTCACTAGACATAGTAGGTATTGGGAATGCAATTGTAGACGTATTAACAACAACAGATGATTCCTTTCTAAAGAAGCTATCTTTCGACAAAGGTTCAATGACCTTGATTGATGAAAAGAAAGCTAAAGAACTTTATGAAATGACGACTAACAGAATTCAAAAGTCGGGAGGTTCTGTTGCCAATTCATTAGCATGTGTTGCACAGCTAGGTGGGAAGGCAGCCTTTATTGGAAGGGTGAGAGATGACAAGCTAGGAGAAATCTTTACAGAGGAAATATCAACGACTGGGACCATTTTTAAGACCCCACCATCATCCGTTGGTCCCTCGACTGCTAGATGCATAATTTTTGTCACTCCAGATGCTCAGAGAACTATGTGCACTTATCTGGGCGCTTCAGTTCTCTTAGAACCTAAGGATATAGACCTCTCACTAGTCAGGGAAGCAAAAATACTTTATTTAGAGGGATACCTATGGGATAACCCAGCTGCTAAAAATGCATTTATTAAAGCGGCAGAAATAGCTAAAAATGCAGGTCGAAAAGTTGCTTTATCCCTTTCTGATTCATTTTGTGTTAGCAGACACCGCGAGAGTTTTATAAAACTAGTTGAAGAACATATAGATATATTATTTGCCAATGAAGATGAAATAACAAATTTGTATGAGACCTCTTCTCTAAGTAATGCTCTTGAAAAATTGAAAAAAAAATGTGATCTTGCGGCAATCACAATTGGTGAAAAAGGATCAATTCTAATTTCAAATGGCAAAGAAATAAAAATAGATCCTTTCATTCTTGGGAAGGCTATTGATACTACGGGTGCTGGAGATCTTTATGCTGGAGCTTTTTTAAAAGGGTATGCAGATGGCCTAAAGCCAGAATTATCTGCAAAAATTGGATCTATTTGTGCAGGACAGATCGTTACACAATTAGGATCTCGTTCCAATACTGATCTTTTAAATTTGATCAATTCACATTTAGAAGCCTAA
- a CDS encoding adenylosuccinate synthase, translated as MANVVVIGAQWGDEGKGKITDLLSRSADVVVRYQGGVNAGHTIVVEDKVLKLHLIPSGILYPDTICLIGSGTVVDPKVMIKEIKMLEDNDIDISGLKLASTAHVTMPYHRLLDLAMEQKRGDQKIGTTGRGIGPTYADKSQRNGIRIIDLMSREKLQERLQVPLSEKNGLLQKIYGIEPLIIDEIIEEYLDYGKQLKKHIVDCNRTIHQAARKKKNILFEGAQGTLLDLDHGTYPYVTSSNPVSGGACIGAGVGPTLIDRVIGVAKAYTTRVGEGPFPTELHGSINDQLCDRGGEFGTTTGRRRRCGWFDGVIGKYAVEVNGLDCLAITKLDVLDELEEIDICVAYELNGKRIDYFPTSVEDFEKCNPIFKKLPGWRCSTENCRRLEDLPPAAMSYLRFLAELMEVPIAIVSLGANRDQTIVIEDPIHGPKRALLNS; from the coding sequence TTGGCAAATGTTGTAGTTATAGGCGCTCAATGGGGTGATGAAGGTAAAGGCAAAATCACCGATTTGCTCAGTCGCTCCGCAGATGTAGTTGTTCGCTATCAAGGTGGGGTTAATGCCGGTCATACAATTGTTGTAGAAGACAAAGTTCTCAAATTACATTTAATCCCCTCAGGGATTTTGTATCCAGATACGATTTGTCTTATTGGTTCAGGAACAGTTGTTGATCCGAAAGTAATGATTAAAGAAATAAAAATGCTTGAAGATAACGATATTGATATTTCAGGCTTAAAGCTTGCTTCAACTGCTCATGTAACGATGCCGTATCACAGGCTTCTTGATTTGGCTATGGAGCAAAAGCGAGGTGACCAAAAAATCGGTACTACTGGTAGGGGCATTGGTCCAACATATGCTGACAAATCTCAAAGGAATGGGATTCGAATAATTGATCTGATGAGCAGGGAAAAGCTTCAAGAAAGATTACAGGTCCCTTTATCAGAGAAAAACGGACTACTCCAAAAGATTTATGGAATCGAGCCATTAATTATTGATGAAATAATAGAAGAATATCTTGATTACGGAAAACAGCTCAAAAAACATATTGTTGACTGCAACCGAACAATTCATCAAGCAGCCAGAAAAAAGAAGAACATCTTATTTGAGGGAGCTCAAGGGACTCTTTTAGATCTTGATCACGGAACCTACCCTTATGTAACCTCCTCTAATCCAGTGTCAGGCGGGGCCTGCATTGGTGCAGGAGTAGGTCCTACCCTTATAGACAGGGTTATCGGGGTTGCTAAAGCCTATACGACTAGAGTGGGAGAAGGTCCCTTCCCGACTGAATTGCACGGGAGTATTAATGATCAACTTTGTGATAGAGGTGGTGAATTTGGAACGACTACTGGACGAAGAAGGAGATGTGGCTGGTTTGATGGAGTCATTGGAAAATACGCAGTTGAGGTAAATGGATTGGATTGCCTTGCTATTACTAAATTAGACGTTTTAGATGAACTAGAAGAAATTGATATATGTGTTGCTTATGAATTAAATGGTAAAAGAATTGATTATTTCCCAACTAGTGTTGAAGATTTTGAAAAATGTAATCCGATTTTTAAAAAGCTACCTGGCTGGAGATGCTCTACAGAAAATTGTCGTCGTCTAGAAGATCTTCCACCTGCAGCAATGAGTTACTTGAGATTCCTAGCTGAGCTCATGGAAGTACCCATAGCAATAGTTTCCCTAGGAGCTAATAGAGATCAAACAATTGTTATTGAAGATCCTATTCACGGACCAAAAAGAGCTCTTTTGAATTCTTAA
- the psb27 gene encoding photosystem II protein Psb27 — protein MISAFHRLSIRLVRAALAICLGFCLMLFQFASEVNAAKTLMTGDFAKDTIAVSSTLKETITLPKEDKGLSEAEKEAVFLISDYISRYRNRSQVNTSTTFTTMQTALNALSGHYKTFANRPVPENLKERLNKELSKAEKLAARDS, from the coding sequence ATGATTTCTGCCTTTCATCGCCTCTCCATCAGGTTGGTGAGGGCAGCTTTGGCTATATGCCTTGGCTTCTGCCTCATGCTCTTCCAATTCGCTTCAGAAGTGAATGCAGCCAAAACACTAATGACTGGAGATTTTGCGAAAGACACTATTGCAGTCTCATCAACTTTAAAAGAGACCATAACTTTACCTAAAGAAGACAAAGGACTATCTGAGGCAGAAAAAGAAGCTGTTTTTCTAATAAGTGATTACATTTCAAGATATAGGAATCGATCTCAAGTAAACACTTCCACGACCTTTACAACAATGCAGACCGCATTAAATGCTTTATCAGGTCATTACAAGACTTTTGCAAACAGACCAGTTCCTGAAAATCTCAAAGAGAGGTTAAACAAAGAATTATCTAAAGCAGAGAAATTGGCAGCTAGAGATAGTTAA